In Ancalomicrobiaceae bacterium S20, the following proteins share a genomic window:
- a CDS encoding chemotaxis protein CheA — protein MTTIDPVEIFRAEAAELLEQIEQGLLDMAHRLDDQSLIDAVFRGLHTLKGSGAMFGFEALAAFTHHCETAFDRVRKGQAPATAELVFAVLAARDHMRSLVEDPADDRAAEGAFLLQQLQAAVDGSGAVHAPAAASEPVAAAIEEAAASSDEHRWRIRFALPEDTLVNGTNPLTFLDELREMGTCEVTVDTSKVPALEDLDPTRLHLAWTVDLVTDRSRGDIEDVFLFVMDEMMLEIEDRGPAAAPRLPTAMVADAAPVAEAKPAETAAGTEVAARPSAAQPAGRSDPNDPKSRRKAESVRVPAERLDELMDRVGELVIAQSRLTQIAGTSTDVQLRTVSEEMERLCSELRTTMMVLRMVPVGTLFERFRRLVHDLQRDTGKTIELVTEGEATEMDKTVIERLADPLVHLVRNAADHGLETPTERVAAGKPAAGRITLSARQAGGEVIVTIADDGRGIDHDRVRAKAESVGLIAPGAVLSEQELLQMILQPGFSTAATVTNLSGRGVGMDVVKKTVDSLRGTIEISTRAGAGSAMTLAIPLTLAIIDGLLVRIGKGRYVIPLPAVEECLELSLEEDLRSRGRSFLSLRGALVPFIRLREVFATDTRPDPYQKVVVVSTGQERVGLVVDQIIGDHQTVIKSMSKLHDDVDTFSGATILGDGSVALILDVANLVAAGQKQEAQLRATA, from the coding sequence ATGACAACGATCGACCCCGTCGAAATCTTTCGCGCCGAGGCCGCCGAACTGCTCGAGCAGATCGAGCAGGGCCTGCTCGACATGGCGCACCGGCTCGACGATCAGTCTCTGATCGACGCCGTCTTCCGCGGCCTGCACACCCTCAAGGGGTCCGGCGCGATGTTCGGGTTCGAGGCGCTCGCCGCCTTCACCCACCACTGCGAGACCGCGTTCGACCGCGTCCGCAAGGGCCAGGCGCCCGCGACCGCCGAACTGGTCTTCGCCGTTCTCGCCGCCCGCGACCACATGCGCTCGCTGGTCGAGGATCCGGCCGACGATCGCGCGGCCGAAGGCGCCTTCTTGCTGCAGCAGCTCCAGGCGGCGGTCGACGGCAGCGGCGCCGTCCATGCTCCGGCGGCCGCATCGGAACCGGTCGCCGCCGCGATCGAGGAAGCCGCCGCAAGCTCCGACGAACATCGCTGGCGCATCCGTTTCGCGCTGCCGGAGGACACGCTCGTCAACGGCACCAACCCGCTGACCTTCCTCGACGAACTGCGCGAGATGGGCACCTGCGAGGTGACGGTCGACACGAGCAAGGTGCCGGCGCTCGAAGACCTCGACCCGACCCGTCTTCATCTCGCCTGGACCGTCGATCTCGTCACCGACCGCTCGCGCGGCGACATCGAGGACGTGTTCCTGTTCGTCATGGACGAGATGATGCTCGAGATCGAGGATCGTGGTCCTGCCGCGGCCCCGCGGCTGCCGACCGCGATGGTGGCCGATGCCGCTCCCGTCGCCGAGGCCAAGCCGGCCGAGACGGCGGCCGGGACCGAAGTCGCCGCGCGGCCGAGCGCGGCCCAGCCCGCCGGCCGCAGCGATCCGAACGATCCGAAGAGCCGCCGCAAGGCCGAGAGCGTGCGCGTGCCGGCGGAACGGCTCGACGAGCTGATGGACCGCGTCGGCGAACTGGTGATCGCGCAGTCGCGCCTCACCCAGATCGCCGGCACCAGCACCGACGTGCAGCTGCGCACGGTCAGCGAGGAAATGGAACGGCTGTGCAGCGAGCTGCGCACCACCATGATGGTGCTGCGCATGGTGCCGGTCGGCACGCTGTTCGAGCGCTTCCGCCGCCTCGTGCACGACCTGCAGCGCGACACCGGCAAGACCATCGAGCTCGTCACCGAGGGTGAAGCGACCGAGATGGACAAGACCGTGATCGAGCGTCTCGCCGATCCGCTGGTGCATCTGGTCCGCAACGCCGCCGACCACGGCCTCGAAACCCCGACCGAACGCGTGGCCGCGGGCAAGCCGGCGGCCGGCCGCATCACGCTCTCGGCCCGTCAGGCCGGCGGCGAGGTGATCGTGACCATCGCCGACGACGGCCGCGGCATCGACCATGACCGGGTCCGCGCCAAGGCGGAGTCGGTCGGCCTGATCGCGCCCGGCGCCGTGCTGTCCGAGCAGGAGCTGCTGCAGATGATCCTGCAGCCGGGCTTCTCGACCGCGGCGACCGTCACCAACCTCTCCGGCCGCGGCGTCGGCATGGACGTGGTCAAGAAGACGGTCGACTCGCTGCGCGGCACCATCGAGATCAGCACCCGCGCGGGTGCCGGCTCGGCGATGACGCTGGCGATCCCGCTGACGCTGGCGATCATCGACGGCCTGCTCGTGCGCATCGGCAAGGGCCGCTACGTGATCCCGCTGCCGGCGGTCGAGGAATGTCTCGAACTGTCGCTCGAGGAGGACCTGCGCTCGCGGGGCCGCAGCTTCCTGTCGCTGCGCGGCGCGCTCGTGCCGTTCATCCGCCTGCGCGAGGTGTTCGCGACCGATACCCGGCCGGATCCCTACCAGAAGGTGGTGGTGGTTTCGACCGGTCAGGAGCGGGTCGGGCTCGTCGTCGATCAGATCATCGGCGACCACCAGACCGTCATCAAGTCCATGTCCAAGCTGCACGACGACGTCGATACGTTCTCCGGGGCGACGATCCTCGGCGACGGCAGCGTGGCGCTGATCCTCGACGTCGCCAATCTGGTGGCTGCGGGTCAGAAGCAGGAGGCGCAGCTGCGCGCGACCGCATGA
- a CDS encoding response regulator encodes MSAHILTVDDSASVRMTTRIALTSAGFNVTEAVDGLDGLAKAKSKRFDAIVTDLNMPNMDGLKMIEEMRRLPNQIGVPIVFLTTESDADLKSRAKAAGATAWLTKPFDSGQLVKLVTKVLGR; translated from the coding sequence ATGAGCGCACACATTCTGACAGTTGATGACTCGGCTTCCGTCCGAATGACGACCCGCATCGCCCTGACTTCGGCCGGCTTCAACGTCACCGAGGCGGTCGATGGTCTCGACGGTCTGGCAAAGGCCAAGTCAAAGCGTTTTGACGCGATCGTCACCGATCTCAACATGCCCAACATGGACGGGCTCAAGATGATCGAGGAGATGCGCCGTCTGCCCAACCAGATCGGCGTTCCGATCGTCTTCCTCACCACCGAATCCGATGCGGATCTGAAGAGCCGCGCGAAGGCGGCCGGCGCGACCGCCTGGCTCACCAAGCCGTTCGATTCCGGTCAGTTGGTCAAGCTGGTGACGAAGGTGCTCGGACGATGA